A single genomic interval of Thiovulum sp. ES harbors:
- a CDS encoding putative hemolysin (PFAM: Acyltransferase), with protein sequence MIDVEKIVKSKYPKIEKYPKILYKPFIFFLKRFFHEKDINEFLAESSDLDGFDFIESVLDYFNFRYMASNIEKENIPTEGRVMIIANHPLGALDALALLKLVSEVRKDIKIVANDMLYSIPPMRSLLLPIDNMEKRYTKESIKAIYSSLKNEEVVIIFPSGEVSRANPTGIKDTKWRDGFLKFAKKTGTPILPIFIKARNSFSFYTLSSINKNFSSFMLVDEMFKQKDKGLHFSIGGLIPAENLNFGGLDTSSTVKLLKKHLWKISKGKKGIFQTQKGIAHPESRQELKRELSETCQFIGKTNDHKDIYLFEHSERSIILKELGRLREVTFRKVGEGSGKKRDKDKYDKYYKHIILWDDYNLEIVGSYRIGVVSEIVEKFGTSGLYTSTLFHFGEEFKPYLENSIELGRSFVQPKYWGSRALDSLWFGIGAFLRANPQIKYMFGTVSLSNSHPKVAQEQIIYFYQNFFGQNGIVESKNKVLISETSSLKNTFSEESYLKNMVVLKRNLKELNLTIPTLFKQYTELCEKGGVKFLDFGVDTDFNNAIDGFILVDVHSIKENKRKRYIDNGLDS encoded by the coding sequence ATGATAGATGTCGAGAAAATTGTAAAAAGTAAATATCCCAAAATTGAGAAATATCCAAAAATTCTTTACAAGCCTTTTATTTTTTTCTTAAAGAGGTTTTTTCACGAAAAAGATATCAATGAGTTTTTGGCTGAAAGCAGTGATTTAGATGGATTTGATTTTATAGAATCTGTTCTTGACTATTTTAATTTTCGATACATGGCTTCAAACATCGAAAAAGAAAATATACCAACGGAGGGTCGAGTGATGATTATTGCAAATCATCCGCTTGGTGCGTTGGATGCTCTTGCTCTTCTAAAGTTGGTAAGTGAAGTTCGGAAAGATATTAAAATTGTTGCAAATGATATGTTGTATTCTATTCCGCCGATGAGGTCCCTACTTTTACCAATTGACAATATGGAAAAACGATACACAAAAGAGAGTATAAAAGCCATTTATTCCTCTTTAAAAAATGAAGAAGTTGTCATTATTTTTCCATCAGGTGAAGTTTCTCGTGCAAATCCAACAGGAATTAAAGACACAAAATGGAGAGATGGATTTTTGAAATTTGCGAAAAAAACAGGAACTCCAATTCTCCCAATTTTTATAAAAGCTAGAAACTCATTCTCTTTTTACACACTTTCGTCAATCAATAAAAACTTTTCTTCATTTATGCTTGTTGATGAAATGTTTAAGCAAAAGGATAAAGGTCTTCATTTCTCAATTGGAGGACTAATTCCAGCTGAAAACCTAAACTTTGGCGGTCTTGACACAAGCTCTACTGTTAAACTTCTAAAAAAGCATCTTTGGAAAATCTCAAAAGGCAAAAAAGGTATTTTTCAAACCCAAAAAGGAATTGCTCATCCTGAAAGTCGCCAAGAATTAAAAAGAGAACTTTCTGAAACTTGCCAATTTATTGGAAAAACAAACGACCACAAAGATATTTATCTTTTTGAACATAGCGAAAGATCTATTATTTTAAAAGAGCTTGGGCGACTTCGAGAAGTTACATTTCGAAAAGTTGGCGAAGGTAGTGGAAAAAAACGAGACAAAGACAAATATGATAAATATTACAAACATATAATTCTTTGGGACGATTATAATTTAGAGATTGTTGGCTCTTACAGAATAGGTGTTGTTTCTGAAATTGTTGAAAAGTTTGGTACAAGTGGTCTTTATACCTCTACACTCTTCCACTTTGGAGAAGAGTTCAAACCATATTTAGAAAACTCTATTGAACTTGGTCGAAGTTTTGTTCAACCTAAATATTGGGGAAGTCGTGCCTTGGACTCTCTCTGGTTTGGGATTGGTGCTTTTCTTCGTGCAAATCCTCAAATCAAATATATGTTCGGAACTGTTTCTCTCTCAAATTCACATCCAAAAGTCGCACAAGAGCAAATTATATATTTTTATCAAAACTTTTTTGGACAAAATGGAATTGTAGAATCCAAGAATAAAGTTTTAATTTCCGAGACCTCATCGCTAAAAAATACTTTTTCTGAAGAATCCTATTTAAAAAACATGGTCGTTCTAAAACGAAATCTCAAAGAACTAAATTTAACAATTCCAACCCTATTTAAACAATATACTGAACTTTGTGAAAAAGGAGGGGTCAAATTTCTTGACTTTGGAGTTGATACAGATTTCAATAATGCTATCGATGGTTTTATTCTTGTTGATGTCCATTCTATTAAAGAAAATAAGCGAAAAAGATACATCGACAACGGTTTAGATTCTTAG
- a CDS encoding Flagellin FliC (PFAM: Bacterial flagellin N-terminal helical region; Flagellin hook IN motif; Bacterial flagellin C-terminal helical region) — protein MSYVINTNIASMNAYAQSSKSNKALAASLEKLSSGERINRAADDSSGMAIADGLRSQANAIGQAITNANDGIGIIQIADKAMAEQVNIIDAIKTKATQAAQDAQSSESRRAIQTDIRQLMAQLDNIASTTNFNGKQLLSGNFVNKEFQVGAFSRNTVSASISATSSDKIGHIRTETSASNESGNGITEGTALLKFEGTNIPGGSMTIESVEIGYEAGQGIGVLSEAINRNSDVLGVRASYKTESIGSAAVSAGDVENLVINGTTIGSISGISANDSDGRLAAAINDFKNDTGVVATIDERGHLRLTSSDGRGINIESGNAGVNTLNDIAGVSEGFNGGRLTLTSMGAKDIIVSDVSVNADGTGGVLSNALSNSSDANINLRSMLGGFTGGEADAIGAYSSENMFGYGAGLTAGVTTLEGAMVVMDIADASLKQLDLMRSNLGSIQNQFEATVSNLQVAEVTIKASESAIRDVDFAKETANFSKNNILVQSGAYALSQANIVQQNVLRLLQ, from the coding sequence ATGAGTTATGTTATCAACACAAATATAGCAAGTATGAACGCTTATGCTCAATCTTCAAAAAGCAACAAAGCTTTAGCTGCTTCTCTTGAAAAATTAAGTTCTGGTGAAAGAATTAATAGAGCTGCTGATGACTCATCTGGTATGGCAATTGCTGATGGTCTTCGATCTCAAGCAAATGCAATTGGTCAAGCTATCACAAATGCAAACGATGGTATCGGTATCATCCAAATTGCTGACAAAGCTATGGCTGAACAAGTAAATATCATTGATGCTATCAAAACTAAAGCTACTCAAGCTGCACAAGATGCTCAATCTTCAGAGAGCCGACGAGCTATCCAAACTGATATTCGACAACTAATGGCTCAATTAGACAATATAGCTTCAACTACTAATTTTAATGGAAAACAACTATTATCAGGTAATTTTGTAAATAAAGAGTTCCAAGTTGGTGCATTCAGTCGAAATACTGTTTCTGCTTCTATTTCTGCGACAAGCTCAGATAAAATCGGACACATCAGAACTGAAACTTCTGCTTCTAATGAGAGTGGAAATGGTATCACTGAAGGTACTGCTCTTCTTAAATTTGAAGGAACAAATATCCCTGGTGGTTCTATGACTATCGAGTCTGTTGAAATCGGATACGAAGCTGGTCAAGGTATTGGTGTTCTTTCTGAAGCAATCAACAGAAATAGTGATGTTCTTGGTGTTCGAGCTTCTTACAAAACTGAAAGTATTGGTAGTGCTGCTGTTTCTGCAGGTGATGTTGAAAACTTAGTTATCAATGGAACTACAATCGGTAGTATTTCTGGTATTTCAGCAAATGACTCTGATGGACGACTTGCTGCTGCAATCAATGATTTCAAAAATGACACTGGTGTTGTTGCGACAATTGACGAAAGAGGACATTTAAGACTTACATCTTCTGATGGTCGTGGAATTAATATTGAATCTGGAAATGCTGGTGTAAATACATTGAATGATATTGCTGGGGTTTCTGAAGGTTTCAATGGCGGTCGATTAACTCTTACATCAATGGGAGCAAAAGATATTATTGTTTCTGATGTATCTGTTAATGCTGATGGAACTGGTGGTGTTCTCTCAAATGCACTTTCAAACTCTTCAGATGCAAATATCAACTTAAGAAGTATGCTTGGTGGATTTACTGGTGGAGAAGCTGATGCAATCGGTGCTTACTCTTCTGAAAATATGTTTGGATACGGTGCAGGACTAACAGCTGGTGTTACAACTCTTGAGGGTGCTATGGTTGTTATGGACATTGCAGATGCTTCTTTAAAACAACTTGACCTTATGAGATCTAACTTAGGTTCTATTCAAAATCAATTTGAGGCAACAGTTTCTAACTTGCAAGTTGCTGAAGTAACAATCAAAGCTAGTGAGTCTGCAATTCGAGATGTTGATTTCGCAAAAGAGACTGCTAACTTCTCAAAAAATAATATTCTTGTTCAATCTGGTGCTTATGCTCTTTCACAAGCAAATATTGTTCAACAAAATGTTTTAAGACTTCTCCAATAA